The following are from one region of the Staphylococcus argenteus genome:
- the rnz gene encoding ribonuclease Z: MEVTFFGTSAGLPTKERNTQAIALNLEPYSNSIWLFDVGEGTQHQILHHAIKLGKVTHIFITHMHGDHIFGLPGLLSSRSFQGGEQKPLTLVGPKGIKAYVEMSLNLSESHLNYPITYIEIDDHLTYHHEGFTVEAHLLNHGIPSYGYRVIAPETTGTINVEALKQIGLEPGPKYQEVKSQDTFEHNGQVYQSQDFRGTSKQGPIVAIFGDTKPCANERLISQDADVMVHEATYIDGEKHLANNYHHSHIEDVFTLIKEANVKRTLITHLSNRYNLEDINEIYQTLIQSEDAPNFSFVKDFDSFKI, from the coding sequence ATGGAAGTTACATTTTTTGGAACGAGTGCAGGTTTGCCAACTAAAGAGAGAAATACACAAGCAATCGCATTAAATTTAGAACCATATTCCAATTCCATATGGCTTTTCGACGTTGGTGAAGGTACACAGCACCAGATTTTACATCATGCAATTAAATTAGGAAAAGTGACACATATTTTTATAACACATATGCATGGCGATCATATCTTCGGTTTACCTGGGTTACTTTCCAGTCGTTCTTTTCAAGGCGGAGAGCAAAAGCCACTTACATTAGTAGGGCCGAAAGGTATTAAAGCTTATGTAGAAATGTCATTGAATTTATCTGAGTCACATTTAAATTATCCAATTACATATATTGAAATCGATGATCATTTAACTTATCATCATGAAGGTTTTACTGTAGAAGCACATTTACTTAACCATGGAATTCCTTCATATGGTTATAGAGTTATTGCACCAGAGACGACAGGCACAATCAATGTTGAAGCTTTGAAGCAAATTGGTCTTGAACCGGGTCCGAAGTATCAAGAAGTTAAATCACAAGATACATTTGAACATAATGGTCAAGTTTATCAATCACAAGATTTTCGAGGCACCTCTAAGCAAGGACCAATTGTTGCTATATTTGGTGATACAAAGCCTTGTGCTAATGAACGATTGATTTCACAAGATGCTGATGTGATGGTACATGAAGCAACTTATATAGATGGTGAAAAGCATTTGGCCAACAACTATCATCATAGCCATATTGAAGATGTTTTTACGTTGATAAAAGAAGCAAATGTAAAGCGAACATTGATTACGCATTTGAGTAATCGCTATAACTTGGAAGATATTAATGAAATTTATCAAACATTAATACAAAGTGAAGACGCACCAAATTTCAGTTTTGTAAAAGATTTCGATAGCTTTAAAATTTAA